Below is a window of Deinococcus sonorensis KR-87 DNA.
GTGCCGGATTTCTCCGAGACGGTTCGTCCGCTGATAAGTTCGCCTTGCCCGTGTCGTTCCACGGCCAGCCTGCACCGACCGGGCGCACCAGGAAAGGAAATAGCGAAGCCTGCCCGCTTCCTTTACTGCTGAAGCTGAGCGTGCGCCTCCCGCAGCACGGCTGCGCTATGGTCCAGTGCCTGTTGCTCGGCGGCGGTCAGCTGTGTCGGCAGCGTGGCGAGAACGCCGCTTCCACCCACCACCCGTGGCAGGGCCAGTGAGGTGCCGTACTGCTCGCTGGGCGCAGAGACCGTCAGGACAGAACGGCGGTCGCGGAGGACCGCTTCGCTGATACGGGCCAGGGCCGCGCCGATGCCGTAGGCGGTGGCGCCCTTTCCTGCGATGATCTCGGCGGCAGCATGGCGGACGGCATGGTCCATCTCGACCTGCATCTCGGGCGACCACGACTGCCCCCGCGACTCGTAGAACTGCGTCAGCGGTAGGCCGGCGATTTGCACGCCTGACCAGGCCACCACTTCGGTATCGCCGTGCTCACCCAGCACGTACCCATGCACGTGCTGAGGGTCCACTTCCGCCCGCGTGGCCACCAGGGTACGCAGTCGCGCGGTGTCCAGCACGGTTCCTGAGCCGACGACTCGCCCTGCCTGGGCTGGCCCGACCAGGTCCACGGTCAGCTGGGTCATCACGTCCACCGGGTTGGTGGCCACCAGCAGCACCGCGTCGGGTGCAACCTGCACCACGTTCGGGACGACTTCCCGGAACACGGCGGCATTCCGGCCCAGCAGTTCAAGTCGCGACTCCCCCGGGCGCTGATTTGCTCCGGCCGTCAGGATCACGACGCTCGCGCCCCGCAGATCCTGATACTGCCCAGCGAAGACGCGGGTGGCGTGGGCGACCGGCGTCGCGTGGCTGATATCGGCCGCCTCAGCGCGGGCTTTCTGTTCGTTCTTGTCAACGATCACCACTTCGCTGCACGACCCGCGCAGCACCATGGCAAACACAGCTGCTGCACCCACATATCCTGCCCCGATCACGCCAACTTTCATTTCCATCCTTTCTGTGCTTCGGCTGCCGGTGTCGTCTGCTCCGCGGAAACCTGCCGCACGTCGAGCACCGCTTCCGGCATTCCAGCAGAGTTGTGTCCGGGCATGGTGTACAGGGCATGTTAAAGGGACGTCTCTTCAGACACGGTCAACCCCGGGCCCGATCTGGCCCGAGGTCTTCATTGCTGAGCAATGCGGGCGGCGTGAACAGCTGCATCTCACGCCACAGGCCGTGGACTCCCGTCAACCAGCGGCTCCTCACCTATGCCGGCACCTACCTTCTCAGTCGGCGGTGCAGAGATGCCATCCCCTCGGTTCCCTGCAGTCATTGAATCTTTACTCCTGCTGGCCGGAAGTTGACCGGGTTGCGATTCCATGGTCGGATGGGCAGGTATCGACAACTGTACCCGCGCCAAGCTTCCGGTTCTCCAGGCTCTGTCACTCAACGTGTGTCCATATCAAAGGTGCGTCTCATGCCCAAGACGAACATGGCCCTCAGTCTCCTGGTTCCTCTGATCCTCGCCGGTTGTGGAATGCCGGGTCTGCCGGCCAGCGACCGTGTGCCGCTGTCAGCCCCGGGGCAGCTGACAGCGCAGGCCCAGACGAGCATCCACAATGCCGATCCCAGTGTGATCCGGGTGGGCAGCACCTACTATTCGGTCGAATCGGACGGCAACAACATCTACTCGCGCGCCGCCACCAGCGTGGACGGCCTGGGGGCGTCGGCGCGCAGCCTGATCTGGTCGGCGCCCAGGAACATGCCAAACGTCTGGGCTCCGGAACTGGTCCGTGACCCCGGGACCGGTCGGTTCTACGTGTACTTCGCGTCCGGCGACGGTGGAGCCGGCCAGCGGATGTACGTTTCCGAGTCGGCGAACCCCGGCACCGGGTTTGGTGCGCCCCTGCAGATGGCGTTGCCGGACAACCGGTGGGCCATCGACGGCACCGCATTCTTCTTCAACAACACCCGGTGGTTCGTCTGGTCCGGATGGGCTGGGACGACCAACGGCGAGCAGAACCTGTACATCGCCCGCATGAGCAGTCCCACCGCCACCACCGGAGCACGGTTCATCATCTCGCAGCCGCGCGAGGGCTGGGAGCAGGCCGATCCCAACCCGCCTACCCGGGTGGATGAGGGGCCAGAAGCGATCATTGATCCCGCCGGGCAGCTGCACATCGTGTACTCGGCAAATGGCAGCTGGGCGGCTAACTACTGTCTGGGCGATCTGCGCCTCAGCGCGGGGGGCGACCCGACCAACGTCTGGGCGTGGTACAAATCCAACGGCTGTCTGTTCGGCTCGAACCGGTCCCTGATGATGGCCGGCTGGGACCCCACCATCAATGTCAACGGTCCGGGTCATCACAGCTTCGTGCTGCTCAACGGCGATCCGGGCACCAGTCCGCCGGCAGGGTCGAGCTTCCCGCTGATGTATCACGCGGTCCCGAAGAGCCTGTCCTACAGCTGGGGCAACCGCTCCTGGTATAGCGGGTCATTCATGTGGTGGGGCAACACCACCTATTCCCGCAGCTGTTGCAGCGGGCCGAACACCAACACCGGCTGGAGTCTGAAGTTTTTTGAATAGCCGGCCCGCTGAGACGGAGCAGTCCATCGGTGGCGCCCTTCGCATCTGAACCGGGTCTGCCGTTGCCTGCAGGTCCTCCGGGCTGTGGGCGTGGTGGTCTGACTGTTCATCCGCTGCACTTGGCCTGAACAGGGTGCGGAAACAGGACCCTACGGCGGGCCGCCCCCGATGGATCACCGACATCAGCCTCCAGCGTGCAGGAGCCCAGGCCGGGAACCGCCACCTCCAGCGGGAAAGGGGTCAGGTGCCCTCAGCTGGCCCCGACCGTCTTTAACCCTCAGGCGCTTACAGGGCGCTCCAGTGGTGGTCCGGCAACCCGTGCAGCTCACGGATGGCGACGGCCGCCGCCTGATGGTGCCGGTCCTCGTCCCCCTGAACAGCGGCCCGCAGGCTGTGCAGCCGGGCCTGCCACGCGACGTTCGGCACCTCACGGAGCTGCTCCTCTGCCTCAGCGAGGTGCGGGGCGGCCCGATCGGCCTGTCCCAAAGCCAGCAGGATGGCCGCTTCCTCCAGCGCGCGCAGGATCTTCAGGTGCGCCGGGAACGGCCGGCCATCCCGGGAGCGCGCCACCTCGGCCCACGCATCCTCGGGGCGGCCGGCGAGGCGCAGGGTCTTGGCATGGAGCACCGGGAACGCGCCGAGCAGCACGTTGTGCTCGACCGTGTGGTCGCGGTGGGCCCGCAGGTACAGGGCCTCCGCCAGGGCGAGGTCTCCAGACAGTTGTGCGACCATCAGCTGGGCGCTGAGCAGGGCGACGCGCTCACCATGGTTGGCGTCGAGCCGACCCAGATGCGTCTCGCCGCGGGCCACCACCGCCTGGGCGGCGGCCACCTCACCCAGTTCGCACAGCACGCGGGCGAGCTTGGCCATGCTCGACCCGGCCCGCAGGTGATCGTGTCTTCTGAGGTGCAGCGTCTCCGCCCGTTCCAGGTGCAGCCTGGCCTCGCGCGGGGACGTCGCACTCAGTGCGAGGCCGAGCCCCTCCTGCGCTTTGGCCTGCCACTCCAGCGACGCCGTGCGCTCACCCAGCTCTGCCATTGACCGGAGGTGCTGAAGCGTCTCGTGCTGCTGCCCGCGGACGAAGGCCAGGAGCGCGAGGCCCTCGGTGAGCTGAGCCTCCACCAGCCAGGCCTCCAGGCCCGGCTCCGCGCCTCGCAGGGCGGCGAGGCCCGCGTGGACGACCGGTTCGATTCGCGCCACGTCCATTGTCCCTTCGAGGGCCCGGTAGTCCTGCATGAAGGCCGTCGCACGTTCCAGCGGGGTGGTCGCCCGTTGATGGAGCGCCCGCACCGCGTCCACGTGCCGGGGGTCATCCATGTTCGCCAGCACCTCCGCCTGACGTGCGAGTGCGGCAAACGCGGTGGCCGGATCGTGGCCGGAGAGCAGGTCGGCGGCCCGCCCGAAAAAGCCCTGTGCCTCCTCCAGCCGGGCCGCTCGCCACGCGGCATGTCCGGCCTGAATCAGCCATGGCGCGGCCTGCTCCGCCTGACCTCCCGCCAGCCAGTGCTGGGCGATCCGTGCCGGTGAGATCCCTTCTGCGGCGCTCAACGTGCGGGCTGCCGCGCGGTTCAGCAGCCGGCGCACCCCTTCAGGCGTTTCCTGCCGTAGGGTTTCGGCCATCAGGTCGTGACTGAAGCGCTCGCCCACCACGATCTGCGCATTCTCCAGCTCTTCCCAGGCGTCCGCGACCTCCAGCAGGGGCGCCTGCAGGACCCCCGCCACCAGTTCCAGGTCAAAATCGCTCTGAAGCGCCGCCGCAGCCCGTGCGGCCTGCAGCGCCGGCGTCGAGAGCCGGGCGAGGCGGCGGGAGAGGAGACCCGAAACCTTGCCGGCCAGCGGGAGTGGCTGGGCCTCGTCGAGTGCCCCCCGTTCGATCATGTGCCTGACGGTCTCCAGCACGAACAGGGGGTTGCCGCCGGAAAAGCGGGCCAGTTCCTCCGCACGTGCGCTCAATCCTGGAAGCTCCAGGCTGCCGACCAGCCTCCCGACATCTGCCTCATCAAGCGGCGGAACGTCGATCCACACCGAGTGCCCGGCCGTCACGAAGCGCTCAAAGACGGCCCGCGCATGCGGGTCGAGTTCCTCTGCCCGGAAGGAGCCGATAAAGTGCGGCAGCCCGCCCGGCTGTCCGAGCGGAAAATGGTTGGCCAGCATCGCCATACCCATGTCGGTGGTCGCGGCGTCCACCTCGTGGAGGTCCTCGAACACGGCCGCCACCGCCCCCTCCACCTGGATGGCGATGGCTGACATCATCTGAAGCGCCTCGGTCATGTGTGGATCGGGACGGTTGCCGGTCAGGTCGGCGGGGACGCCGGGGACCAGAGGCGCGAGGGCCGGCATCACCCACCCGGGCACCTCGACGCCGGGTGGCATCCGGTCCAGCACGCGGCGCAACATCCGCGCGGCCGTCGAGAAGGGGGCGGCACGGTCGCCGGGGCGGCCCTCCAGTCGGAAGGCGACGCCTTTGCTGGCCACGAAGTCATGCATCAGCCGCGACTTGCCCGACCCGGCCGGACCGACCAGCATGATCGACTGCCCGCGCGCCCACGCCTGCTCCATCTGCGCCCACTCGGCGGCCCGCCCCACCAGCAGCGGTGGCCTCAGCACCGACAGCGGAATTCGGGGGGCGGCGGGCACCGGGGCACCGACGGCGCCCTGTTCGATCAGGCGGGCGAGGTCACGGGTCTCCGGCAGCGGCTCGGCTCCCAGCTCACGTTCCAGCATCTCCCGGCAGCGCTGGTAGGCCTTCAGGGCTGCCGGACGGTCGCCGGACAGATACAGCAGCCGCATCAGCCGCCGGTGGGTGTCCTCGGACAGGAGGTCCAGGTCCAGCAGACGGCGGGTGAACTGGAGCGCCGCCGCGAGATCGCCCTCCGCCTCCGCACGCGTGGCGTTGCCAGAGAGGCGCTCGGCCCGCGCCTGATCCACCCGCTCCCGCCACGCCAGCACCCACTCGGCGAGGTCCGGCTGGTCGTCGAAGGCGAAGCCGTCCAGCAGCACGCCGGTCGGCACGGCGTCCGGTGCGGGCAGAGAAGCGCCCACCTCACCCCAGGGCGCCACGTCCGATGTCAGCGCCTGGCCCAGCGCAACGGCTTCTCCCACCTGAACCAGGTCAGGGTGGTGGGTTTTCGCCACGCGGCGCAGCAGGTGAACGAGGTTGTTGCGGGCGCTGCCCTCGACGGTCTCCGGCCACAGCAAACTCGCGAGCCGCGAGCGTGACGTGGGTCCCTCCAGCGCGAGGTAGGTGAGGAGGGCGAGCGTCCGCACCTCACAGCGCACCGGCTGACCGGACGGGTCAAGGAGGCGCGGTCTGCCGAAGGCCGCGAGGTGCCAGACTGCGCTGTTCATGGACCCTGGTTATACCAGAGGAACGGGAGGCGGGCCGGAAAGGGGAGGGCCGCGTGGGGACCCTCGGCGCAAGCAATCGTTGTGTCCGCCGTAGCTGCTGGAGTCTATGCATTTGGGCTCGCCCGCAGCGTGCAGAGGAGGCGACCTCATCTCCGGCACAGACCATCCTGGCCATGGTGCGCTCGAAGGCGAGGGCGTCAGAAGGTCGCCTGAGGCGCCCGACCTGGTGGAGAACCATCAACACTCCCGGTGACTTCCCACACCGCTCCAGCTCAGCGGCGGGGGTGCACCATATCCACGGAGAGCGTCATCCCCGTTCCGGCGGTGTACTCCAGGTCGGGCACCGCCTCCGGGCCGTAGGTCCCGCCCCTTGCCTTGAGCCAGATCGGTCCCCTGCCCGAGATGGAGCGAGCCGTCACCGTATAACGACCCTGCGGCACTTCGAAGGGCAACTGCGATTGACGCAGCTGAATGGGCGCTCCCTGCGTGCCGTCGATGAGCGGTCCGGCGGGTGTCAGCGTGAACTCCACGTCGCCAAATTCAGGCATTTCCCCCGCGTCCGACAGGCCGAGCTGAGCGTAGAACAGCGCGCCATAGTACCCCCCTCCGGGCGTCTTTCCGGTGATCTTCAGGGTGAAGTTGCGTACCGCGCCGTCTCGCCCCATGAAAGCGGCGGAGTCGTCCACCTCGGGATACAGCGTGTGTTCTCCGCCGCTGTACCGCACGACAAGGTTTGCGACCGCCGTCCAGGAATTCAGGATCGGCATCTTCGACAGGTCGAGATCGTACCGACCCTGAGCATCGGTGGTCGTCCAGACCTCCGAGCCGTCAATCATCGTGTTATCGGCTCCCACACGCACGCCGTTCAGAGGAGCACCCAGCGAGTTCTTCACGACCCCGGTCATGTGAAACGGCCTCGCCGAGCCGGGAGCGGGGGAAGCCGGAGGGGTGGTACCGGGCTGCTGGTGAGCGGGAGGGGTGGTGGCCGGGGTGGTGCTGGCACCACAGGCGGAGAGGGCGGTGACAGCGAGCAACAGCAGGGCGGTGTTTTTCATGGTGGAATCTCCTTGGGCAGCGGTGGGTGCTGCGTCCAGTGGATGGAGCGTAGGAGGGTCCGGATGATGAGCCGATGGCGCGTCTCTGAGCCTGGGAAAGGGAAGAGGGGAGGTGGGTGTTGCAGGAGCTCTTATGACCCATTCCTTTGGGCCTGTCGGCATTCATGATCAGTATTCGGCTGCTGCGTTCCCAGAGTGAGCCGGTAAGAACGCGAAGTCGGATCTGGCTTCGAAGGCTTTTCCGATCTGCAGAGCGTCATCCTCTTCCAGCCAGGCCGCCCTGATACAGGTCGGTGTCCAACAGCGCGTTATCAGCGGCGCGCAAGGGCAACACACACGAACACAACAACCACTCGGGAACAGTATGGGAAGCTCATAATGTTAAAAAGACTCGTTGTTTTCTTGAGCGTGTATCCCGGTACATGCATCCCAGGCCTCGGCAGCACAAAGCAGATATAGCGCCTTTCTATTCCACTCCTGATCTGCCCGTTCAGCAACGCACAAGGTGTGAATGTGATCTTCCCGGGCAAGGCAACCCCCACAGCATTCAGCGCTCGAAGATCAAGCCTGGGTCGACTTCCTTTCCCAGGCTCAGCAGACGCGCCATCGGCTCATCATCCGGACCCTCCTACGCTCCATCCACTGGACGCAGCACCCACCGCTGCCCAAGGAGGTTCCACCATGAAAAACACCGCCCTGCTGTTGCTCGCTGTCACCGCCCTCTCCGCCTGTGGTGCCAGCACCACCCCGGCCACCACCCCTCCCGCTCACCAGCAGCCCGGTACCACCCCTCCGGCTTCCCCCGCTCCCGGCTCGGCGAGCGCGTACGTCATGACGGGCACCGTCAGAACCGAGGCCGGAGCGCCCATCGCTGGTGTCCAGGTGTTCGCGGACCACACCGCCTACTACAACATGAACGCCCTCGGCACCACGGACGCACAGGGCCACTACCGTATTCCCCTGGCTCATCAGCCGGGCACCTGGAACGCGGGCGCCTACATGCAGCTGAAAGTTGCTGGAGAGTCGTATGAGGTGCGCCTTTCGCCCGACCTGGATACGCCGTTTGATGGCTCGCAGGGCGCAGTGCGGAACTTTACCTTCAAGGCCAGCGACGCGCCGAGCGGCAAGGTGAACATCTATCTGGCGCACAGCAATGTGGAACTCGACTACGACACCCTGGAATACACCTTCACGCCGGATGGGCCGAACGTGCTGGGCGACACGGCCCCCATCACCCGCAAGGTGGTCTTCGGATACGGCATCAAGAACGTGCCGATCGGGCGCTACAAGGTCAGCGCCACCCAGATGCTCAACGGGGTCAAGCAGCAGATGCGGCTCCGCTCGGTCGATCAGCCGGAATTCGTGCCCAGCGTGCTCGCCCAGTTTCATGACGACGGTGACCGGTACGGCGTCACCATGGAACTGTACATCGCCAATCCCTGAGCTGCTCCTCCGTCAGGCCGCCCTCCGGGGCGGTCTTTTCTTGTTCCCTTCCACCATCCGCTCATCATCCAGCCCAGGTCACCCTGTGGCCATGAACATCAGATGCGCCAGACCACTGACCCTTGCCGCCCTGCTCGCCTCGCCCGCCCTCGCCGCGGGGTCCTGGGTGTCGCTCAGCGACCAGACCGTGCTCGAACCCGAAACAGAGATGCGGGCTCAGCTATCAAAGCTGACCACCGAGGCCTGCCGCCCCGCGGTGCGCGACGCCCGGACGCCGGGGCTGGCCCCTGGCGGAGGAATGAACGTCGACGAGATGATCAGAAGCCTGGAACAGACGCTGACGGCCCTCAAGCCCAGCGATCCGGCCTGGGCAGGGCTGGAACATTCCCTGAAGATGCTGCGTGAGCTGAAGGCGAAGGGCACCCGGGTGCTGCCCCTTCCGGTCCGCCGCGAACCCGGCGCGATGACCTTCGAGACGGCCATCGGGACGGCGCAGACGGTGGTCGGGGCGGCGGCAAAGAAGGCGACGGGCGGGACGTCGTCGGACGTCGCGGCGGCCCTGGCGGCGCAGCGACCCCAGGCGGCCCTTGCGCTGTTGCTGGCCCAGCAGCGTGCACAGCCGAAAGACGCGATGACACTGGTGAACCTCGCGGGCGTGCTGACCCTGTCGGGCCTGCCGCGGGAGGCCATCGCGGTGCTCGACCGGGCGGCGGAGCTCGGTGGCCGGCTGCCCTCGCCGGGTGGTGTGCCGGGGCAGGCCATCGCCCTGACCAACCGGGGTCACGCCTTCCTGGGACTGGGCCGCTGGACCGAGGCGCAGACCCCGCTCAAGGCGGCCCTCTCTCTTGCTCCTGACCTGTCTGAGGCGCGGATGAACCTCTCCAAGGCCCTGCTGTGCAGCGGTGACGTGGCAGGGGCGACGCGCGAATTGCGGGTGGCCCTGCGCCGGACGGTGGCCCCGGAGGCCAGCGACCTCATCGTGAAGGAGGACACCCCCGGCACGCACGGCGACGCTCTGCTGCCGCGGCCGCAGGCCCCAACCCGCCGCTCCGCACGGACCATCTTCGACCTGTCACGCGGCGCGTCGTTCGATCTGCCGCAGCTGAAGCTGCCGCACGACCGCAACGAGGCGATGGTGCTCAAGCCGAAGTACGAGGCGCTGGAGCGCGAGGGGCACGAGGTGCTGCGGGCGCTGAATGTGCGGGCCACGGCCCCCAACCTCTCCAGGCTGCTCGACGACGGAGAGCTGCGCTGGTACCGGCTGGTCAACGGTGCCATCATCACTTCGGTCTTCGAACCGGAGGTGTGGCCCGCCTACCAGGCGGCCTACAGCGCCCATTACGCGCTGGAGAAGGCGTTTCATCCGCTAGGCGACCAGCGCAACACAGCCGTCGAGCGTGGACTGCGCGCGCTGCCGACCCCGCACACCTGCGCGGAGGAGCGCAAGGTCTATGACGATGCAGAGCAGGTCCGCATGGACGCGCTGCGCCCCTACGTCCGGGGGCAGGAGCAGGCCATGGCCCGCTTCGTGTCCGCGCGGGTGAACTTCGAAACGGCGCTGGCCGCCAACCTCCCGGACCCTCAGGTGCGGGCGGCGAAGCGGGCGGCCATCGAGGCCTCGGCCAAGGCCTCCTTCTACGGCCCGGTGGTGTACGGCGCCCTCCTGCTGAGCGACGTCATGACCTTCACCTGCAAAGAGACGTTGCCGGACGTGCCGCTTGACCTCGCCGCGTTGCCCAAGCTGGATAACGACCCCTGCGGCGGGGTGCTGTCGAGCACGAAACTCAAGTCGAAGGTGCCGTCGTCCGCCCTCAAGGCGCAGGGGCTGGGCCTGAGTTTCGCCCTGAGCTGCAAAAAAATAGACGTCGAGCTCTCCACTTCGTCTCTGATGGGCACCGACTGGCTCGGCGCTTTCGCCTCCGCCAGCCTCGACTGGAATGGCAACGCCACCCTCTTCACCGGCGTCAAGGCCGAACTCAAACTCCCGAAGGGTGTGCCCGCCACTGGTGGTGTGGGCGTGAAGGAAGGAATCTACATCAAGTTCGGTCAGGACGGCATCCAGGACGCCGGCATGCGTGTGGAGGGGAAGGCTTCCCTGGGGGCGGGCCCGGACGCCTCCACCGGCGCGTGGGAAGGCAAGATGGAACAGGAATTCGGCATCGCGGCCGCCGCTGCCTACTGGCGCGAACGTTGAACCGAGACGGGGGGTGTCTTTCCGCCCCCCGCTGGAACGAGGGCCATCGGTGCGGCAGAACCTGCCTCCCCACACCGCCCGGCCCAAACCCT
It encodes the following:
- a CDS encoding tetratricopeptide repeat protein — encoded protein: MNIRCARPLTLAALLASPALAAGSWVSLSDQTVLEPETEMRAQLSKLTTEACRPAVRDARTPGLAPGGGMNVDEMIRSLEQTLTALKPSDPAWAGLEHSLKMLRELKAKGTRVLPLPVRREPGAMTFETAIGTAQTVVGAAAKKATGGTSSDVAAALAAQRPQAALALLLAQQRAQPKDAMTLVNLAGVLTLSGLPREAIAVLDRAAELGGRLPSPGGVPGQAIALTNRGHAFLGLGRWTEAQTPLKAALSLAPDLSEARMNLSKALLCSGDVAGATRELRVALRRTVAPEASDLIVKEDTPGTHGDALLPRPQAPTRRSARTIFDLSRGASFDLPQLKLPHDRNEAMVLKPKYEALEREGHEVLRALNVRATAPNLSRLLDDGELRWYRLVNGAIITSVFEPEVWPAYQAAYSAHYALEKAFHPLGDQRNTAVERGLRALPTPHTCAEERKVYDDAEQVRMDALRPYVRGQEQAMARFVSARVNFETALAANLPDPQVRAAKRAAIEASAKASFYGPVVYGALLLSDVMTFTCKETLPDVPLDLAALPKLDNDPCGGVLSSTKLKSKVPSSALKAQGLGLSFALSCKKIDVELSTSSLMGTDWLGAFASASLDWNGNATLFTGVKAELKLPKGVPATGGVGVKEGIYIKFGQDGIQDAGMRVEGKASLGAGPDASTGAWEGKMEQEFGIAAAAAYWRER
- a CDS encoding L-lactate dehydrogenase yields the protein MKVGVIGAGYVGAAAVFAMVLRGSCSEVVIVDKNEQKARAEAADISHATPVAHATRVFAGQYQDLRGASVVILTAGANQRPGESRLELLGRNAAVFREVVPNVVQVAPDAVLLVATNPVDVMTQLTVDLVGPAQAGRVVGSGTVLDTARLRTLVATRAEVDPQHVHGYVLGEHGDTEVVAWSGVQIAGLPLTQFYESRGQSWSPEMQVEMDHAVRHAAAEIIAGKGATAYGIGAALARISEAVLRDRRSVLTVSAPSEQYGTSLALPRVVGGSGVLATLPTQLTAAEQQALDHSAAVLREAHAQLQQ
- a CDS encoding glycoside hydrolase family 43 protein; translated protein: MPKTNMALSLLVPLILAGCGMPGLPASDRVPLSAPGQLTAQAQTSIHNADPSVIRVGSTYYSVESDGNNIYSRAATSVDGLGASARSLIWSAPRNMPNVWAPELVRDPGTGRFYVYFASGDGGAGQRMYVSESANPGTGFGAPLQMALPDNRWAIDGTAFFFNNTRWFVWSGWAGTTNGEQNLYIARMSSPTATTGARFIISQPREGWEQADPNPPTRVDEGPEAIIDPAGQLHIVYSANGSWAANYCLGDLRLSAGGDPTNVWAWYKSNGCLFGSNRSLMMAGWDPTINVNGPGHHSFVLLNGDPGTSPPAGSSFPLMYHAVPKSLSYSWGNRSWYSGSFMWWGNTTYSRSCCSGPNTNTGWSLKFFE
- a CDS encoding ATP-binding protein; the encoded protein is MNSAVWHLAAFGRPRLLDPSGQPVRCEVRTLALLTYLALEGPTSRSRLASLLWPETVEGSARNNLVHLLRRVAKTHHPDLVQVGEAVALGQALTSDVAPWGEVGASLPAPDAVPTGVLLDGFAFDDQPDLAEWVLAWRERVDQARAERLSGNATRAEAEGDLAAALQFTRRLLDLDLLSEDTHRRLMRLLYLSGDRPAALKAYQRCREMLERELGAEPLPETRDLARLIEQGAVGAPVPAAPRIPLSVLRPPLLVGRAAEWAQMEQAWARGQSIMLVGPAGSGKSRLMHDFVASKGVAFRLEGRPGDRAAPFSTAARMLRRVLDRMPPGVEVPGWVMPALAPLVPGVPADLTGNRPDPHMTEALQMMSAIAIQVEGAVAAVFEDLHEVDAATTDMGMAMLANHFPLGQPGGLPHFIGSFRAEELDPHARAVFERFVTAGHSVWIDVPPLDEADVGRLVGSLELPGLSARAEELARFSGGNPLFVLETVRHMIERGALDEAQPLPLAGKVSGLLSRRLARLSTPALQAARAAAALQSDFDLELVAGVLQAPLLEVADAWEELENAQIVVGERFSHDLMAETLRQETPEGVRRLLNRAAARTLSAAEGISPARIAQHWLAGGQAEQAAPWLIQAGHAAWRAARLEEAQGFFGRAADLLSGHDPATAFAALARQAEVLANMDDPRHVDAVRALHQRATTPLERATAFMQDYRALEGTMDVARIEPVVHAGLAALRGAEPGLEAWLVEAQLTEGLALLAFVRGQQHETLQHLRSMAELGERTASLEWQAKAQEGLGLALSATSPREARLHLERAETLHLRRHDHLRAGSSMAKLARVLCELGEVAAAQAVVARGETHLGRLDANHGERVALLSAQLMVAQLSGDLALAEALYLRAHRDHTVEHNVLLGAFPVLHAKTLRLAGRPEDAWAEVARSRDGRPFPAHLKILRALEEAAILLALGQADRAAPHLAEAEEQLREVPNVAWQARLHSLRAAVQGDEDRHHQAAAVAIRELHGLPDHHWSAL
- a CDS encoding carboxypeptidase-like regulatory domain-containing protein: MKNTALLLLAVTALSACGASTTPATTPPAHQQPGTTPPASPAPGSASAYVMTGTVRTEAGAPIAGVQVFADHTAYYNMNALGTTDAQGHYRIPLAHQPGTWNAGAYMQLKVAGESYEVRLSPDLDTPFDGSQGAVRNFTFKASDAPSGKVNIYLAHSNVELDYDTLEYTFTPDGPNVLGDTAPITRKVVFGYGIKNVPIGRYKVSATQMLNGVKQQMRLRSVDQPEFVPSVLAQFHDDGDRYGVTMELYIANP
- a CDS encoding carboxypeptidase regulatory-like domain-containing protein → MKNTALLLLAVTALSACGASTTPATTPPAHQQPGTTPPASPAPGSARPFHMTGVVKNSLGAPLNGVRVGADNTMIDGSEVWTTTDAQGRYDLDLSKMPILNSWTAVANLVVRYSGGEHTLYPEVDDSAAFMGRDGAVRNFTLKITGKTPGGGYYGALFYAQLGLSDAGEMPEFGDVEFTLTPAGPLIDGTQGAPIQLRQSQLPFEVPQGRYTVTARSISGRGPIWLKARGGTYGPEAVPDLEYTAGTGMTLSVDMVHPRR